The following proteins are co-located in the Phragmites australis chromosome 10, lpPhrAust1.1, whole genome shotgun sequence genome:
- the LOC133930962 gene encoding E3 ubiquitin ligase BIG BROTHER-related-like isoform X2, translating into MATVGQPGAMRRITVHYSNSPTRNTGDANLEGLDDDHLPFVLGDVLQDQEDLYQSILEEAHRNQNHMRGAPSDQAQHYHGESSTGAVATASRTSGMDEQIASDFAYAKQLQEMEDLTIEGDDDDHDHNEEEADRQDGNDDPDNMTYEQRQELVESVGIEGRGLSDDLISYLQSWKYKSSGFFSRKTNHEDCPICLNTFKHRESLITLPCKHNYHAVCVTKWLKIDKTCPICKYEVFGPS; encoded by the exons ATGGCCACCGTAGGGCAGCCTGGCGCCATGAGAAGGATCACCGTGCACTACAGCAACTCGCCTACCCGGAACacgggagatgcaaaccttgaagGCCTAGACGACGATCACCTCCCGTTCGTGCTTGGTGATGTTCTCCAAGATCAG GAGGACTTGTACCAATCGATCTTGGAAGAAGCACACAgaaaccaaaaccatatgagagGTGCCCCATCTGATCAAGCACAGCACTATCATGGGGAAAGCAGCACTGGCGCAGTAGCAACTGCTTCCAGAACTTCAGGCATGGATGAACAGATCGCCTCGGACTTCGCGTACGCTAAGCAGCTGCAGGAGATGGAGGACCTGACCATTGAAGGTGACG ATGATGATCACGACCACAACGAAGAAGAG GCTGACAGGCAGGATGGTAATGATGATCCTGACAACATGACTTATGAG CAAAGGCAAGAACTTGTGGAATCAGTGGGGATTGAGGGCAGAGGTTTATCTGATGACCTCATCTCCTATCTGCAATCATGGAAGTACAAATCATCGGGATTTTTCTCAAGGAAGACTAACCATGAAGA TTGTCCTATATGCTTGAATACTTTCAAACACCGAGAAAGTCTCATAACATTGCCGTGCAAGCATAATTACCACGCAGTTTGTGTTACCAAATGGCTTAAGATCGACAAG
- the LOC133930962 gene encoding E3 ubiquitin ligase BIG BROTHER-related-like isoform X1, protein MATVGQPGAMRRITVHYSNSPTRNTGDANLEGLDDDHLPFVLGDVLQDQEDLYQSILEEAHRNQNHMRGAPSDQAQHYHGESSTGAVATASRTSGMDEQIASDFAYAKQLQEMEDLTIEGDDISCVPSPSDTDDDHDHNEEEADRQDGNDDPDNMTYEQRQELVESVGIEGRGLSDDLISYLQSWKYKSSGFFSRKTNHEDCPICLNTFKHRESLITLPCKHNYHAVCVTKWLKIDKTCPICKYEVFGPS, encoded by the exons ATGGCCACCGTAGGGCAGCCTGGCGCCATGAGAAGGATCACCGTGCACTACAGCAACTCGCCTACCCGGAACacgggagatgcaaaccttgaagGCCTAGACGACGATCACCTCCCGTTCGTGCTTGGTGATGTTCTCCAAGATCAG GAGGACTTGTACCAATCGATCTTGGAAGAAGCACACAgaaaccaaaaccatatgagagGTGCCCCATCTGATCAAGCACAGCACTATCATGGGGAAAGCAGCACTGGCGCAGTAGCAACTGCTTCCAGAACTTCAGGCATGGATGAACAGATCGCCTCGGACTTCGCGTACGCTAAGCAGCTGCAGGAGATGGAGGACCTGACCATTGAAGGTGACG ATATAAGCTGCGTACCTTCTCCATCTGACACAGATGATGATCACGACCACAACGAAGAAGAG GCTGACAGGCAGGATGGTAATGATGATCCTGACAACATGACTTATGAG CAAAGGCAAGAACTTGTGGAATCAGTGGGGATTGAGGGCAGAGGTTTATCTGATGACCTCATCTCCTATCTGCAATCATGGAAGTACAAATCATCGGGATTTTTCTCAAGGAAGACTAACCATGAAGA TTGTCCTATATGCTTGAATACTTTCAAACACCGAGAAAGTCTCATAACATTGCCGTGCAAGCATAATTACCACGCAGTTTGTGTTACCAAATGGCTTAAGATCGACAAG
- the LOC133930964 gene encoding pentatricopeptide repeat-containing protein At5g08510-like, with product MEGAKQLHARLLRRGTRRLQPLLLRVLAAGDLRYAALLLESYPSSSPPSALLHNRLLHALASLRHPLLLPFFSRAHRLRLLTPLSFTLLFSSSAASSFSVPFAVSSHGLLIKSGNFASGGDPFLASALVSFYAKNRLLHDARRVFDEMPRRDAAVYNALLSAYTRGGLIDAAEKLFEEMPEKNVVSWTAMVSGYAQNGRHEQAVETFLEMWERAEVQPNELTVSSVLPACAAVGAMDLGRKVEKYAKSKGLLENLFVANALVEMYAKCGSIQQAWEVFQGIGLRRDLCSWNSMIMAFAVHGLWREALGLFHKLRMTGIKPDGITFVGVILACTHGGLVDEGKLLFNSMRAEFGLNPRIEHYGCMVDLLGRAGLLKEADSLIASMPVEPDAVIWGALLGACSFHGNVELAEIAVDKLMCLEPENTANLVILSNIYASCGKWDGVARVWKLLKEKDHKKSAGSSFIELDGRMHKFLVEDKSHPRFEEVYKTLDSVTLTMKLANLENPDEVEVEG from the exons ATGGAGGGAGCGAAGCAGCTGCACGCGCGCTTGCTCCGCCGCGGCACGCGCCGCCTACAGCCGCTGCTCCTCCGCGttctcgccgccggcgacctcCGCTACGCCGCGCTCCTGCTCGAGTCCTACCCGTCGTCTTCTCCCCCCTCCGCGCTGCTCCACAATCGCCTCCTCCACGCGCTCGCCTCCCTCCGCCACCCGCTCCTGCTCCCCTTCTTCTCCCGCGcccaccgcctccgcctcctcacCCCGCTCTCCTTcactctcctcttctcctcctccgctgCCTCGTCCTTTTCCGTACCGTTCGCTGTCAGCTCCCACGGCTTGCTGATCAAGTCCGGGAACTTCGCGTCCGGCGGCGACCCGTTCCTCGCCTCCGCGCTCGTCTCCTTCTACGCCAAGAACCGCCTCCTGCATGATGCCAGGCgggtgttcgacgaaatgccgcGCAGGGACGCGGCCGTGTACAACGCGCTGCTCTCCGCTTACACTAGGGGCGGGCTCATCGACGCCGCCGAGAAGCTGTTCGAGGAAATGCCTGAGAAGAATGTGGTTTCTTGGACTGCGATGGTGTCCGGTTATGCACAGAATGGGAGGCATGAGCAGGCGGTAGAGACGTTCTTGGAGATGTGGGAGAGGGCAGAGGTGCAGCCGAATGAGCTGACAGTCAGCAGTGTGCTGCCTGCGTGCGCGGCTGTTGGAGCGATGGATCTGGGGAGGAAGGTGGAGAAGTATGCAAAGAGTAAAGGCCTTCTGGAAAATTTGTTTGTGGCGAATGCATTGGTTGAGATGTACGCCAAGTGTGGCAGCATTCAGCAAGCCTGGGAGGTGTTTCAGGGGATTGGTCTGCGGCGGGATCTTTGTTCTTGGAACTCAATGATCATGGCATTTGCGGTGCATGGACTCTGGAGGGAGGCCCTTGGCTTGTTTCATAAGTTGAGG ATGACAGGGATTAAACCAGATGGTATTACATTTGTTGGAGTCATTTTGGCATGTACTCATGGAGGCTTGGTGGATGAAGGCAAGCTGCTCTTCAACTCGATGAGAGCAGAGTTTGGTCTTAACCCAAGAATTGAGCACTACGGTTGCATGGTTGATCTGCTTGGGCGTGCTGGGCTCTTGAAAGAAGCTGATAGTTTGATAGCAAGTATGCCAGTGGAGCCTGATGCTGTAATCTGGGGAGCGTTGCTCGGTGCTTGCAGCTTCCATGGAAATGTAGAACTAGCTGAAATAGCAGTGGACAAACTCATGTGCCTTGAGCCAGAAAACACGGCAAACCTAGTGATCCTTTCGAACATATACGCATCATGTGGCAAATGGGATGGTGTTGCCCGGGTCTGGAAGTTGCTGAAGGAAAAAGACCACAAGAAATCAGCTGGGTCTAGCTTCATCGAGTTAGATGGCAGGATGCATAAGTTCCTGGTTGAGGATAAGTCACACCCAAGATTTGAGGAGGTATACAAAACCCTTGATAGTGTCACACTGACCATGAAGCTTGCCAACTTGGAAAATCCGGACGAAGTCGAAGTGGAAGGTTGA
- the LOC133930965 gene encoding oligopeptide transporter 7-like: protein MASSPPYQELGQEEEEEQRHDDDDRITSPFLLQPSTSRSSPGDEEEEEEEEENSPIEQVALTVPVGDDPETPALTFRMWVLGTASCALLSFLNQFFWYRKEPLTITAISAQIAVVPLGRLMAAVLPERAFLRGTRWEFSLNPGPFNVKEHVLITIFANSGAGTVYAIHVITAVRVFYGKHISFFVSLLVVLTTQVLGFGWAGIFRRYLVEPAAMWWPSNLVQVSLFRALHEKEGRVKGGLTRNQFFLVAFIFSFAYYTFPGYLFQMLTSLSWICWVFPHSVLAQQLGSGLKGLGIGAIGLDWSSISSYLGSPLASPWFATANVAAGFFIIMYIITPIAYWFNFYKAQNFPIFSDGLFTTTGQKYNISSIVDSHFHFDTKAYEKNGPLYLSTFFAVTYGVGFASLTATIVHVLLFHGSEIWQLSKSAFQEKRMDIHTKLMRRYKQVPEWWFICILIANIAVTIFACEYYIDQLQLPWWGVLLACALAFFFTLPIGIITATTNQTPGLNIITEYIMGYLYPGRPVANMCFKVYGYISMSQALTFLQDFKLGHYMKIPPRTMFMAQVVGTLIAAFVYIGTAWWLMDTVPYICNTELLPADSPWTCPGDHVFYDASVIWGLISPRRIFGDLGTYSAVNWFFLGGAIAPLLVWLAHKAFPGQNWILLINMPVLIGATGQMPPATAVNYTTWILVGFLSGYVVYRYRRDWWERHNYLLSGALDAGLAFMAVLIYLCLGLENISLNWWGNDLDGCPLASCPTAEGIIVKGCPVYT, encoded by the exons ATGGCATCCTCTCCTCCTTACCAAGAACTAggccaagaagaggaagaggagcagcGCCATGACGACGACGACCGGATCACTTCTCCGTTCT TGCTGCAACCGTCGACGTCACGCAGCTCGCCGggggatgaggaagaggaggaggaggaggaggagaactcGCCGATCGAGCAGGTGGCGCTGACGGTGCCGGTGGGCGACGACCCGGAGACGCCGGCGCTGACGTTCCGGATGTGGGTGCTGGGCACGGCGTCGTGCGCGCTGCTGTCATTCCTCAACCAGTTCTTCTGGTACCGCAAGGAGCCGCTGACCATCACGGCCATCTCGGCGCAGATCGCCGTGGTGCCCCTGGGCCGGCTCATGGCGGCGGTGCTCCCCGAGCGCGCCTTCCTCCGGGGCACGCGGTGGGAGTTCTCTCTCAACCCGGGCCCCTTCAACGTGAAGGAGCACGTGCTCATCACCATCTTCGCCAACTCCGGCGCCGGCACGGTCTACGCCATCCACGTCATCACCGCCGTCCGCGTCTTCTACGGCAAGCACATCTCCTTCTTCGTCtccctcctcgtcgtcctcacCACCCAG GTGCTGGGTTTCGGTTGGGCGGGAATATTCCGGCGGTATCTGGTGGAGCCGGCGGCGATGTGGTGGCCGTCCAACCTCGTGCAGGTCTCCCTGTTCAG GGCACTTCATGAGAAAGAAGGACGGGTCAAAGGTGGCTTGACGCGCAATCAGTTCTTCCTGGTGGCATTCATCTTCAGCTTCGCCTACTACACATTCCCAGGCTACCTATTCCAGATgctcacctccctctcctggATCTGTTGGGTCTTCCCCCACTCCGTGCTCGCCCAGCAGCTCGGCTCAGGTCTCAAAGGCCTTGGCATTGGAGCGATCGGTCTCGACTggtcctccatctcctcctacCTCGGGAGCCCTCTTGCCAGCCCCTGGTTTGCCACCGCAAATGTTGCCGCtggcttcttcatcatcatgtACATAATCACGCCAATTGCTTACTGGTTCAACTTCTACAAGGCGCAAAACTTCCCCATCTTTTCTGATGGCCTCTTCACCACGACTGGGCAAAAATACAACATCTCGAGCATCGTGGACTCCCACTTCCATTTTGACACAAAGGCCTACGAGAAGAATGGCCCGCTGTACCTCAGCACTTTCTTTGCTGTCACATATGGTGTAGGCTTCGCATCCCTCACCGCGACAATCGTTCATGTTCTCCTCTTTCACGGAAG TGAAATTTGGCAGCTAAGTAAATcagcttttcaagaaaaaaggaTGGACATACATACAAAACTTATGAGGAGATATAAGCAGGTCCCTGAGTGGTGGTTCATCTGCATCCTTATTGCTAACATTGCTGTCACTATATTTGCTTGTGAATACTACATTGACCAACTCCAGTTACCCTGGTGGGGTGTTTTGCTTGCTTGTGCCCTTGCCTTTTTCTTCACCCTCCCAATTGGGATAATCACAGCAACAACAAACCAG ACTCCAGGCCTGAACATTATCACAGAGTACATCATGGGGTATTTGTACCCTGGTCGACCCGTTGCAAATATGTGTTTCAAGGTATATGGCTACATCAGCATGAGCCAAGCTCTGACTTTCCTGCAAGATTTTAAGCTGGGCCATTACATGAAGATTCCCCCAAGGACCATGTTCATGGCTCAG GTGGTGGGAACTCTGATTGCAGCATTTGTATACATTGGGACAGCATGGTGGTTGATGGACACAGTCCCCTACATCTGCAACACTGAGCTCCTCCCAGCAGACAGCCCTTGGACCTGCCCGGGTGATCATGTGTTCTATGATGCATCAGTTATATGGGGTCTTATTAGTCCACGCAGAATATTTGGCGACTTAGGCACTTACTCGGCGGTGAATTGGTTCTTCTTGGGTGGAGCTATTGCCCCCCTCCTTGTATGGCTTGCACACAAGGCATTCCCAGGCCAGAACTGGATCTTACTTATCAATATGCCCGTGCTGATTGGTGCCACTGGCCAGATGCCACCTGCTACTGCAGTCAACTACACCACATGGATACTTGTTGGGTTTTTGTCAGGTTATGTGGTCTACAGATATCGGCGTGACTGGTGGGAGCGACACAATTATCTGCTTTCAGGTGCATTAGATGCTGGTTTGGCATTCATGGCCGTCCTGATTTACTTATGCCTAGGCTTGGAGAACATCAGTTTGAACTGGTGGGGCAATGACTTAGATGGATGTCCGCTGGCCTCTTGCCCCACTGCTGAAGGTATAATTGTCAAGGGATGCCCAGTGTATACATGA
- the LOC133930966 gene encoding pentatricopeptide repeat-containing protein At5g16420, mitochondrial-like isoform X1, translating into MLRRWIPRARAFSTAPAAATRTTVPVAHLAPLPASLPDSGYTVTPPVKPWPRRLTPRALSRLLLRAPTPHLAVLALRHALFHTTPPLALSLPVFAAALSRLSSATPADIARLLPPILSLLRAARLPAFSDRLFLPLLRALPPLPSLRLFLSLPSFNSRPSVRSFNALLHSLVSARRLRLAAALFRAAQAKLYITPNLVSCNILLKGLVGIGDLDAALKVLDEMTGWGVVPDAVTYTTVLTAYCGKGDLQGAQKLFDDIIANGCRPDATMYTVLIDGYCLRGKLQDAARIMDEMESTGVQPNEVTYSVVIEACCKEGKSVEARDLMQEMLGAGYIPDTPLCAKVVDVLCQDGKVGEAYAMWRWMVTKNMPPDNTVASTLIYWLCKKGMVQEARKLFNDLEKGFVPSLMTYNSLISGLCENGKLQEAGKVWDDMVERRYEPNVMTYEALIKGFCKMDKSNEGAAIFEEMVAKGCTPSKFLYQVLVDSLSDEDIVCKILEAAMLSGRDFLDGESWEIFVRSVVNAGANTSQKILMYTLGIP; encoded by the exons ATGCTCCGCCGGTGGATCCCTCGCGCCCGCGCATTCTCCACCGCGCCCGCGGCGGCCACCCGGACCACGGTGCCGGTGGCTCATCTGGCCCCGCTCCCCGCGTCCCTGCCCGACTCCGGCTACACGGTCACACCGCCGGTCAAGCCCTGGCCGCGCCGCCTCACCCCGCGCGCGCTCTCCCGCCTTCTCCTCCGCGCCCCCACGCCGCACCTCGCCGTGCTCGCGCTCCGCCACGCGCTCTTCCACACCACCCCACCCCTCGCCCTCTCGCTCCCTGTCTTCGCCGCCGCCCTCTCCCGCCTCTCCTCCGCCACCCCAGCCGACATCGCCCGCCTCCTGCCCCCCATCCTCTCCTTGCTCCGAGCCGCCCGCCTCCCGGCCTTCTCCGATCGCCTCTTCCTGCCGCTCCTCCGCGCGCTCCCGCCGCTTCCCTCCCTccgcctcttcctctccctcccgtCATTCAACTCCCGCCCCTCCGTCCGCTCATTCAACGCGCTCCTCCACTCCCTCGTCTCcgcgcgccgcctccgcctcgctGCGGCGCTCTTCCGCGCGGCGCAAGCTAAGCTTTACATCACTCCCAACCTCGTCTCCTGCAATATCCTGCTTAAGGGGCTCGTTGGCATCGGTGACCTCGATGCTGCGCTCAAGGTGCTCGACGAAATGACTGGGTGGGGGGTCGTTCCGGATGCTGTCACGTACACCACGGTTCTCACTGCGTACTGTGGGAAGGGGGATCTTCAGGGTGCACAGAAGCTCTTTGATGATATAATTGCCAATGGGTGTAGACCGGATGCGACGATGTACACGGTACTCATCGATGGGTACTGCCTGCGTGGGAAGCtacaggatgcagccaggattATGGATGAGATGGAATCCACTGGGGTGCAGCCAAATGAGGTTACATACTCCGTGGTGATCGAGGCATGTTGCAAGGAGGGGAAATCTGTTGAGGCACGTGATTTGATGCAGGAGATGCTTGGGGCAGGATACATTCCGGATACACCACTCTGTGCTAAGGTGGTCGATGTGCTATGCCAAGATGGAAAGGTCGGGGAGGCATATGCAATGTGGAGATGGATGGTGACGAAGAACATGCCACCAGATAACACTGTTGCAAGCACATTGATCTATTGGTTGTGCAAGAAGGGAATGGTTCAGGAGGCGAGAAAGctgttcaatgatcttgagaagGGGTTTGTGCCAAGCTTGATGACATATAACTCACTTATTTCAGGATTATGTGAAAATGGGAAGTTACAGGAGGCTGGGAAGGTGTGGGATGACATGGTTGAACGACGATATGAACCAAATGTAATGACTTATGAGGCCTTGATCAAGGGTTTCTGCAAAATGGACAAGTCAAATGAAGGGGCTGCAATCTTTGAGGAGATGGTGGCCAAAGGGTGCACCCCAAGCAAGTTTCTTTACCAAGTATTGGTTGATAGCCTTTCTGATGAGGATATTGTTTGCAAGATTCTTGAAGCTGCAATGTTAAGTGGACGGGATTTCTTGGACGGTGAATCTTGGGAAATCTTTGTTAGGAGTGTGGTAAATGCAG GGGCTAACACAAGTCAGAAGATCCTCATGTATACACTGGGCATCCCTTGA
- the LOC133930966 gene encoding pentatricopeptide repeat-containing protein At5g16420, mitochondrial-like isoform X3 produces MLRRWIPRARAFSTAPAAATRTTVPVAHLAPLPASLPDSGYTVTPPVKPWPRRLTPRALSRLLLRAPTPHLAVLALRHALFHTTPPLALSLPVFAAALSRLSSATPADIARLLPPILSLLRAARLPAFSDRLFLPLLRALPPLPSLRLFLSLPSFNSRPSVRSFNALLHSLVSARRLRLAAALFRAAQAKLYITPNLVSCNILLKGLVGIGDLDAALKVLDEMTGWGVVPDAVTYTTVLTAYCGKGDLQGAQKLFDDIIANGCRPDATMYTVLIDGYCLRGKLQDAARIMDEMESTGVQPNEVTYSVVIEACCKEGKSVEARDLMQEMLGAGYIPDTPLCAKVVDVLCQDGKVGEAYAMWRWMVTKNMPPDNTVASTLIYWLCKKGMVQEARKLFNDLEKGFVPSLMTYNSLISGLCENGKLQEAGKVWDDMVERRYEPNVMTYEALIKGFCKMDKSNEGAAIFEEMVAKGCTPSKFLYQVLVDSLSDEDIVCKILEAAMLSGRDFLDGESWEIFVRSVVNAGYCVSLSLI; encoded by the exons ATGCTCCGCCGGTGGATCCCTCGCGCCCGCGCATTCTCCACCGCGCCCGCGGCGGCCACCCGGACCACGGTGCCGGTGGCTCATCTGGCCCCGCTCCCCGCGTCCCTGCCCGACTCCGGCTACACGGTCACACCGCCGGTCAAGCCCTGGCCGCGCCGCCTCACCCCGCGCGCGCTCTCCCGCCTTCTCCTCCGCGCCCCCACGCCGCACCTCGCCGTGCTCGCGCTCCGCCACGCGCTCTTCCACACCACCCCACCCCTCGCCCTCTCGCTCCCTGTCTTCGCCGCCGCCCTCTCCCGCCTCTCCTCCGCCACCCCAGCCGACATCGCCCGCCTCCTGCCCCCCATCCTCTCCTTGCTCCGAGCCGCCCGCCTCCCGGCCTTCTCCGATCGCCTCTTCCTGCCGCTCCTCCGCGCGCTCCCGCCGCTTCCCTCCCTccgcctcttcctctccctcccgtCATTCAACTCCCGCCCCTCCGTCCGCTCATTCAACGCGCTCCTCCACTCCCTCGTCTCcgcgcgccgcctccgcctcgctGCGGCGCTCTTCCGCGCGGCGCAAGCTAAGCTTTACATCACTCCCAACCTCGTCTCCTGCAATATCCTGCTTAAGGGGCTCGTTGGCATCGGTGACCTCGATGCTGCGCTCAAGGTGCTCGACGAAATGACTGGGTGGGGGGTCGTTCCGGATGCTGTCACGTACACCACGGTTCTCACTGCGTACTGTGGGAAGGGGGATCTTCAGGGTGCACAGAAGCTCTTTGATGATATAATTGCCAATGGGTGTAGACCGGATGCGACGATGTACACGGTACTCATCGATGGGTACTGCCTGCGTGGGAAGCtacaggatgcagccaggattATGGATGAGATGGAATCCACTGGGGTGCAGCCAAATGAGGTTACATACTCCGTGGTGATCGAGGCATGTTGCAAGGAGGGGAAATCTGTTGAGGCACGTGATTTGATGCAGGAGATGCTTGGGGCAGGATACATTCCGGATACACCACTCTGTGCTAAGGTGGTCGATGTGCTATGCCAAGATGGAAAGGTCGGGGAGGCATATGCAATGTGGAGATGGATGGTGACGAAGAACATGCCACCAGATAACACTGTTGCAAGCACATTGATCTATTGGTTGTGCAAGAAGGGAATGGTTCAGGAGGCGAGAAAGctgttcaatgatcttgagaagGGGTTTGTGCCAAGCTTGATGACATATAACTCACTTATTTCAGGATTATGTGAAAATGGGAAGTTACAGGAGGCTGGGAAGGTGTGGGATGACATGGTTGAACGACGATATGAACCAAATGTAATGACTTATGAGGCCTTGATCAAGGGTTTCTGCAAAATGGACAAGTCAAATGAAGGGGCTGCAATCTTTGAGGAGATGGTGGCCAAAGGGTGCACCCCAAGCAAGTTTCTTTACCAAGTATTGGTTGATAGCCTTTCTGATGAGGATATTGTTTGCAAGATTCTTGAAGCTGCAATGTTAAGTGGACGGGATTTCTTGGACGGTGAATCTTGGGAAATCTTTGTTAGGAGTGTGGTAAATGCAG GTTATTGTGTGTCTCTGAGCTTGATATGA
- the LOC133930966 gene encoding pentatricopeptide repeat-containing protein At5g16420, mitochondrial-like isoform X2, with product MLRRWIPRARAFSTAPAAATRTTVPVAHLAPLPASLPDSGYTVTPPVKPWPRRLTPRALSRLLLRAPTPHLAVLALRHALFHTTPPLALSLPVFAAALSRLSSATPADIARLLPPILSLLRAARLPAFSDRLFLPLLRALPPLPSLRLFLSLPSFNSRPSVRSFNALLHSLVSARRLRLAAALFRAAQAKLYITPNLVSCNILLKGLVGIGDLDAALKVLDEMTGWGVVPDAVTYTTVLTAYCGKGDLQGAQKLFDDIIANGCRPDATMYTVLIDGYCLRGKLQDAARIMDEMESTGVQPNEVTYSVVIEACCKEGKSVEARDLMQEMLGAGYIPDTPLCAKVVDVLCQDGKVGEAYAMWRWMVTKNMPPDNTVASTLIYWLCKKGMVQEARKLFNDLEKGFVPSLMTYNSLISGLCENGKLQEAGKVWDDMVERRYEPNVMTYEALIKGFCKMDKSNEGAAIFEEMVAKGCTPSKFLYQVLVDSLSDEDIVCKILEAAMLSGRDFLDGESWEIFVRSVVNAGETWSKHLDSVLST from the coding sequence ATGCTCCGCCGGTGGATCCCTCGCGCCCGCGCATTCTCCACCGCGCCCGCGGCGGCCACCCGGACCACGGTGCCGGTGGCTCATCTGGCCCCGCTCCCCGCGTCCCTGCCCGACTCCGGCTACACGGTCACACCGCCGGTCAAGCCCTGGCCGCGCCGCCTCACCCCGCGCGCGCTCTCCCGCCTTCTCCTCCGCGCCCCCACGCCGCACCTCGCCGTGCTCGCGCTCCGCCACGCGCTCTTCCACACCACCCCACCCCTCGCCCTCTCGCTCCCTGTCTTCGCCGCCGCCCTCTCCCGCCTCTCCTCCGCCACCCCAGCCGACATCGCCCGCCTCCTGCCCCCCATCCTCTCCTTGCTCCGAGCCGCCCGCCTCCCGGCCTTCTCCGATCGCCTCTTCCTGCCGCTCCTCCGCGCGCTCCCGCCGCTTCCCTCCCTccgcctcttcctctccctcccgtCATTCAACTCCCGCCCCTCCGTCCGCTCATTCAACGCGCTCCTCCACTCCCTCGTCTCcgcgcgccgcctccgcctcgctGCGGCGCTCTTCCGCGCGGCGCAAGCTAAGCTTTACATCACTCCCAACCTCGTCTCCTGCAATATCCTGCTTAAGGGGCTCGTTGGCATCGGTGACCTCGATGCTGCGCTCAAGGTGCTCGACGAAATGACTGGGTGGGGGGTCGTTCCGGATGCTGTCACGTACACCACGGTTCTCACTGCGTACTGTGGGAAGGGGGATCTTCAGGGTGCACAGAAGCTCTTTGATGATATAATTGCCAATGGGTGTAGACCGGATGCGACGATGTACACGGTACTCATCGATGGGTACTGCCTGCGTGGGAAGCtacaggatgcagccaggattATGGATGAGATGGAATCCACTGGGGTGCAGCCAAATGAGGTTACATACTCCGTGGTGATCGAGGCATGTTGCAAGGAGGGGAAATCTGTTGAGGCACGTGATTTGATGCAGGAGATGCTTGGGGCAGGATACATTCCGGATACACCACTCTGTGCTAAGGTGGTCGATGTGCTATGCCAAGATGGAAAGGTCGGGGAGGCATATGCAATGTGGAGATGGATGGTGACGAAGAACATGCCACCAGATAACACTGTTGCAAGCACATTGATCTATTGGTTGTGCAAGAAGGGAATGGTTCAGGAGGCGAGAAAGctgttcaatgatcttgagaagGGGTTTGTGCCAAGCTTGATGACATATAACTCACTTATTTCAGGATTATGTGAAAATGGGAAGTTACAGGAGGCTGGGAAGGTGTGGGATGACATGGTTGAACGACGATATGAACCAAATGTAATGACTTATGAGGCCTTGATCAAGGGTTTCTGCAAAATGGACAAGTCAAATGAAGGGGCTGCAATCTTTGAGGAGATGGTGGCCAAAGGGTGCACCCCAAGCAAGTTTCTTTACCAAGTATTGGTTGATAGCCTTTCTGATGAGGATATTGTTTGCAAGATTCTTGAAGCTGCAATGTTAAGTGGACGGGATTTCTTGGACGGTGAATCTTGGGAAATCTTTGTTAGGAGTGTGGTAAATGCAGGTGAAACTTGGAGCAAGCATCTTGATTCAGTGCTAAGTACATAA